One part of the Niveispirillum cyanobacteriorum genome encodes these proteins:
- a CDS encoding BrnT family toxin encodes MQFEWDPHKALINLEKHGIDFEDAIYIFAGPTLEYPDTRKDYGETRVIALGTLDGRVLVVVYTDRADIRRIISARKANDHEQRTYHAALARRSPPDG; translated from the coding sequence ATGCAGTTCGAGTGGGACCCTCATAAGGCGCTGATAAATCTAGAAAAACACGGTATCGACTTCGAAGACGCCATTTACATCTTTGCGGGTCCGACCCTGGAATATCCAGACACCCGCAAGGACTATGGAGAGACCCGCGTCATCGCACTTGGCACCCTGGATGGCCGCGTTCTCGTGGTCGTCTATACGGACCGGGCCGATATCAGGCGCATCATTTCGGCAAGAAAGGCTAATGACCATGAGCAGCGAACGTATCACGCGGCGCTCGCTCGGCGATCGCCGCCCGACGGTTGA
- a CDS encoding tryptophan halogenase family protein, with protein MHKPIRSIVIVGGGTAGWMSAAALARVAGKTHKLHLVESEEIGTVGVGEATIPPIATFNRVLGIDEDEFLRATNGTIKLGIEFKDWYRQGHRYMHAFGALGRPLGMTHFHHVWRRANALGLDGDWEQYVYNTVAARALRYARPGPQRRTPLEPLTHAFHFDAGLYAAFLRRFATERGVVRTEGKIRRTILNAFNGHVEAVEMEDGTKIEGDLFIDCSGFRGLLIEQALGTGFEDWSHWLPCDRAWAVPCANGGEFTPYTRSTAHPAGWQWRIPLQHRIGNGHVFASRYMGEEQARDILMANLDGTPQAEPRLLRFTAGRRKKMWNRNVVAVGLSSGFLEPLESTSIHLVQSAITRILMALPNDGIDAVEVDDFNAKAQAEYERIRDFIILHYKATERDDSPFWRDCRAMEIPEELERRMRVFASHGRVSRVFDELFLDVSWIQVFLGQGVIPRSWHPLADQLSETELKEFLAEIKAMIAHEMAALPTHADFIARQCAARPS; from the coding sequence ATGCACAAACCCATTCGCAGCATCGTGATCGTCGGTGGCGGTACGGCCGGCTGGATGTCGGCGGCGGCCCTGGCCCGTGTGGCGGGCAAGACCCACAAGCTGCATCTGGTGGAATCGGAAGAGATCGGCACCGTCGGGGTGGGGGAGGCGACGATCCCGCCGATCGCCACCTTCAACCGCGTGCTGGGCATCGACGAGGATGAGTTCCTGCGCGCCACCAACGGTACCATCAAGTTGGGCATTGAGTTCAAGGACTGGTACCGGCAGGGCCATCGCTATATGCACGCCTTCGGGGCGCTGGGCCGCCCCCTGGGCATGACCCATTTCCACCATGTCTGGCGCCGCGCCAACGCGCTGGGGCTGGATGGGGATTGGGAACAATATGTCTACAACACGGTTGCCGCCCGCGCCCTGCGCTATGCCCGACCAGGGCCGCAGCGGCGCACGCCGCTGGAACCGCTGACCCACGCCTTCCATTTCGATGCCGGCCTTTATGCCGCCTTCCTGCGCCGCTTCGCCACCGAACGCGGTGTGGTGCGGACCGAGGGCAAGATCCGCCGCACCATCCTGAACGCCTTCAACGGCCATGTGGAGGCGGTGGAGATGGAGGATGGCACAAAGATCGAAGGCGACCTGTTCATCGATTGCTCCGGCTTCCGGGGCCTGCTGATCGAGCAGGCGCTGGGCACCGGGTTTGAGGACTGGTCCCACTGGCTGCCCTGTGACCGCGCCTGGGCGGTGCCCTGCGCCAATGGCGGCGAATTCACCCCCTATACACGCTCCACGGCCCATCCCGCCGGCTGGCAATGGCGCATTCCATTGCAGCACCGCATCGGCAACGGCCATGTCTTTGCCAGCCGCTATATGGGCGAGGAACAGGCCCGCGACATTCTGATGGCCAATCTGGATGGCACGCCCCAGGCTGAACCCCGCCTGCTGCGCTTTACGGCAGGTCGTCGCAAGAAGATGTGGAACCGCAATGTTGTGGCCGTAGGCCTGTCCAGCGGCTTCCTGGAGCCACTGGAAAGCACCTCCATTCATCTGGTGCAATCGGCCATCACCCGCATTCTGATGGCCCTGCCCAATGACGGGATCGACGCGGTGGAGGTGGATGATTTCAACGCCAAGGCCCAGGCGGAGTATGAGCGCATACGCGACTTCATCATCCTGCACTACAAGGCGACCGAACGCGACGACAGTCCCTTCTGGCGCGATTGCCGCGCCATGGAGATCCCGGAGGAGCTGGAGCGGCGGATGCGGGTCTTCGCCTCCCATGGCCGCGTGTCCCGCGTCTTTGATGAACTGTTCCTGGATGTCAGTTGGATTCAGGTGTTCCTGGGCCAGGGCGTGATCCCGCGCAGTTGGCATCCGCTGGCTGACCAGTTGAGCGAGACGGAACTGAAGGAATTCCTGGCCGAGATCAAGGCGATGATTGCGCATGAAATGGCGGCTCTGCCGACCCATGCCGATTTCATCGCCCGCCAATGTGCCGCCCGCCCTTCCTGA
- a CDS encoding alpha-amylase family glycosyl hydrolase has protein sequence MSRLLTTAATLLALAAPALAESPAPYRDRPFADDVVYFVVTDRMANGDASNDKGGLTGGPEQTGYDPTDIGMFHGGDFQGLAQKLDYIQGLGVTAIWVTPPVVNKVVHKYDGGLSAGYHGYWGLDFLNVDPHLGGNAAFKAFVDAAHARNIKVIMDIVVNHTGDVIQYRECDGSSMSKPCPYRSKGDYPTTRRASDGAAINTGFKGDGAAHQTVPNYATLTDINYAYTPYVPAAEAGVKNPAWMNDPRHYHNRGDSNFSGEDSIFGDFSRLDDLYTEQPAVVDGLIEIYKHWIREYGIDGYRLDTAKHVNPEFWHRFVPEITAFAKAQGIPNFIIFGEVANEKPADLAAYTGILGLPSVLDFGVAVAARDTLGMGADLDLWDGLFRADRLYPKGDETAHQLATFISNHDQGRLAFKIRKANPKMKAEELQARVVLGHALMFFSRGVPTLYYGDEQGFVGLGDDKASRQPMFASPSKQFNTEERLGTIGPRTGDAFQPGHSLYRAFASMATIRQAHPGLRQGRTVMRYFERKGPGLLAFSRIDDARGEQFLIVANTDTKPRSLTLDTEGPGTTWTSLHGTCAAGQGTAYSVTVPALDYIVCRKG, from the coding sequence ATGTCCCGCCTGCTGACGACCGCCGCCACCCTGCTGGCCCTGGCCGCCCCTGCGCTGGCTGAAAGCCCGGCCCCCTATCGGGATCGGCCCTTCGCCGATGACGTGGTCTATTTCGTGGTCACCGACCGCATGGCCAATGGTGATGCGTCCAACGACAAGGGCGGGCTGACCGGCGGGCCGGAACAAACGGGCTATGACCCCACCGATATCGGCATGTTCCATGGCGGGGATTTTCAGGGGCTGGCGCAGAAGCTGGACTATATCCAGGGGCTGGGCGTCACGGCCATCTGGGTCACCCCGCCCGTCGTGAATAAGGTGGTGCACAAATATGATGGCGGCCTGTCGGCGGGCTATCACGGCTATTGGGGTCTGGATTTCCTGAATGTCGACCCGCATCTGGGCGGGAACGCGGCCTTCAAGGCTTTTGTCGACGCGGCGCACGCCCGCAATATCAAGGTCATCATGGATATCGTGGTGAACCATACGGGCGACGTGATCCAGTATCGTGAATGCGACGGCAGCAGCATGTCAAAGCCCTGCCCCTACCGGTCCAAGGGCGACTACCCCACCACGCGGCGCGCATCAGACGGTGCCGCCATCAACACGGGTTTCAAGGGTGATGGGGCGGCGCATCAGACGGTGCCCAACTACGCCACGCTCACCGACATCAACTACGCTTACACGCCCTATGTCCCGGCGGCGGAAGCCGGTGTGAAAAACCCCGCCTGGATGAATGATCCCCGCCATTACCATAATCGCGGCGACAGTAACTTCAGCGGGGAGGACAGTATTTTCGGCGATTTCTCCCGCCTGGACGATCTCTACACCGAACAGCCCGCCGTCGTGGACGGGTTGATTGAGATTTACAAGCACTGGATCCGCGAGTACGGCATCGACGGCTATCGCCTCGACACCGCCAAACATGTGAACCCGGAATTCTGGCACCGTTTCGTGCCGGAGATCACGGCCTTCGCCAAAGCGCAGGGCATTCCCAACTTCATCATTTTCGGTGAAGTGGCCAATGAAAAGCCGGCCGACCTCGCCGCCTATACCGGCATCCTGGGCCTGCCCTCGGTGCTGGATTTCGGCGTGGCCGTGGCCGCGCGGGACACGCTGGGCATGGGCGCCGATCTCGATCTCTGGGACGGGCTGTTCCGCGCGGACCGGCTCTACCCCAAAGGTGACGAGACCGCCCACCAACTGGCCACCTTCATCTCCAACCATGATCAGGGCCGTCTGGCCTTCAAGATCCGCAAGGCCAATCCCAAGATGAAGGCGGAAGAGCTGCAGGCCCGTGTGGTGCTGGGCCACGCGCTGATGTTCTTCTCCCGTGGTGTGCCGACCCTCTATTACGGTGATGAACAGGGTTTCGTGGGCCTGGGCGATGACAAGGCCTCGCGCCAGCCGATGTTCGCCAGCCCGTCGAAGCAGTTCAATACCGAGGAACGGTTGGGCACCATCGGCCCCCGCACCGGCGACGCCTTCCAGCCCGGCCACAGCCTCTATCGCGCGTTTGCCAGCATGGCCACCATCCGCCAGGCCCATCCCGGCCTGCGCCAGGGCCGCACTGTGATGCGCTATTTCGAACGCAAGGGTCCGGGCCTGCTGGCCTTCTCCCGCATCGATGACGCGCGCGGCGAACAATTCCTCATCGTCGCCAACACCGACACCAAACCCCGCTCCCTGACACTGGACACCGAAGGGCCGGGCACCACCTGGACCTCCCTGCACGGCACCTGCGCGGCAGGGCAGGGGACGGCCTACAGCGTCACGGTTCCTGCGCTGGATTACATCGTGTGCCGGAAGGGGTGA
- a CDS encoding EAL domain-containing protein, whose product MHCPECEKIKALVHADNRLLLAPPTSHTRSKLLDIATRRRLRLVDTEDPACLDIRLTRGDMDAFLTDVNGSLSQEETDHCRALLLDGDKAPALSDYMSTRTLRWLIAAVKGQWLVGMLEQDRLFSMLQPICRPDGTAFGYEALLRGREGNGDIVSAGSLLSVAMETQLLFTLDLAARREAIKAFATKRAPGAKLFVNFNPSSIYDPAYCLRTTHTFVRDMGLTPSDIVFEVTETTEVKDQAHLRGILAFYRQSGFRVALDDIGAGFSGLNMLQELRPDYVKIDMALIRGIDQDHYKQSIVRHLIGIAADTGARIVAEGIETEAERAWVAAAGVDFLQGYLLGRPAPV is encoded by the coding sequence ATGCACTGTCCTGAATGCGAGAAGATCAAGGCGCTGGTCCATGCCGACAACCGGTTGCTGCTGGCCCCGCCTACATCCCATACCCGTTCCAAGCTGCTGGACATCGCGACCCGCCGCCGCCTACGGCTGGTGGATACTGAGGACCCGGCTTGCCTGGATATCCGCCTCACACGCGGCGATATGGATGCCTTCCTGACGGACGTCAATGGCAGCCTGTCACAGGAGGAGACGGATCATTGCCGTGCCCTGCTGCTGGACGGGGACAAGGCGCCGGCCTTGTCCGACTATATGTCCACGCGCACGCTGCGCTGGCTCATCGCGGCGGTGAAGGGGCAATGGCTGGTGGGCATGCTGGAACAGGACCGGTTATTCTCCATGCTGCAGCCCATCTGCCGTCCCGATGGCACGGCCTTTGGGTATGAGGCGCTGCTGCGCGGGCGGGAGGGGAATGGCGACATCGTTTCGGCGGGGTCGCTGCTGTCGGTGGCGATGGAGACGCAGTTGCTGTTCACGCTGGACCTTGCTGCCCGGCGTGAAGCGATCAAGGCCTTTGCGACAAAGCGTGCACCAGGGGCCAAACTGTTCGTGAATTTCAACCCGTCCAGTATCTATGATCCGGCCTATTGCCTGCGCACCACCCACACTTTCGTGCGCGACATGGGCCTGACGCCGTCGGACATCGTGTTCGAGGTGACGGAAACGACCGAGGTGAAGGATCAGGCCCATTTGCGCGGCATCCTGGCTTTCTACCGGCAATCGGGGTTCCGCGTGGCGCTGGATGACATCGGGGCCGGCTTTTCAGGCCTGAACATGCTGCAGGAGTTGCGGCCGGATTATGTGAAGATCGACATGGCCCTGATCCGGGGCATCGACCAGGACCATTACAAGCAGAGCATCGTGCGCCATCTGATCGGCATCGCCGCCGATACCGGGGCGCGCATCGTGGCGGAAGGGATCGAGACGGAGGCGGAACGCGCCTGGGTCGCGGCGGCGGGGGTGGATTTCCTGCAGGGCTACCTGCTGGGCCGTCCCGCACCGGTGTAA
- a CDS encoding BrnA antitoxin family protein — MSSERITRRSLGDRRPTVDWSRVDALTDADIQAGIDADPDAAPVMDAKWLANARLVDPDTKVPVTIRLDRDIVSFFKDHGKGYQTRINQVLRAFVDHERASRRTGN, encoded by the coding sequence ATGAGCAGCGAACGTATCACGCGGCGCTCGCTCGGCGATCGCCGCCCGACGGTTGACTGGTCGCGCGTCGATGCGCTGACCGATGCGGATATTCAGGCGGGCATCGATGCCGATCCCGATGCCGCCCCCGTGATGGATGCGAAATGGCTGGCGAATGCCCGGTTGGTGGACCCGGATACCAAGGTGCCCGTCACCATCCGGCTTGACCGCGACATTGTCAGCTTCTTCAAGGATCATGGGAAGGGTTACCAGACCCGGATCAATCAGGTCCTGCGCGCTTTCGTTGATCACGAACGTGCCAGCCGCCGCACGGGCAATTAG
- a CDS encoding TonB-dependent receptor, which produces MSKVHPMRFALLATVAGTAMLTAGAAFAADDSIVTQRSETQVAQAAPAAAAPAAGDGLLEEIIVSGFRQSLQASIEQKRNATQIVEVITAEDIGKLPDNSIAESIARLPGLAAQRIDGRAQSISLRGLGPDFTTTLLNGREQVTTGNNRSVEFDQYPAEISSGVAVYKTSQSNVIGQGLAGTVDLKTIRPLDYKDRVLSVSARTEYVTNGKLNSDSDEYGYRFSGTYIDRFANDTMGISLGVSHLMQPTQIKSARFWGDGNYPGSGTQAEPWIIGGGEFRANSQTLKRTGVVATWQWEASDNFTSTADFYYSKFDDVQYQRGVELPLFWSAATLATAGRTQEDGLITAGSFSGVKGVGRSDIRTTKADLYSAGWNGVYTKDAWTVTGDVGYSSADRKSSRFEAYFGTGRGAAGAGATDTVGFTSAPNDFGWQLTKRLNYADPNLMLLTDPGGWSGGSIGTLDQNGYLNTPTIDDELWSARLDVKREIESNAFSAITAGVNYTDRQKNYTQPEWYVVTTVNVQNPTAQRSIAVPASSVLKPTDLSWIGLGDTLAFDPRDLLANGTYSLVKCPRNNCVNDLAYQINEKVWTGFAKVDLDAMLGQVKLTGNVGAQYVHTDQSSTGPAIASNGTFRIRTEGAKYYNFLPSANLIFTMPNEDHKIRLAASRQMARARPDQLSALSTFSFNPAFANNTSIDFSPWSAGGDGNGNPKLKPWVADAVDATYEFYFADAGYFALNTYYKWLKTYIYNERQIMDFTGFDSGTVTPRLFQGYSNLPANGNGGDIYGFELALSLPFEIISERLDGFGLTSSFGYTKTSIQPNPNDPVQPIPGFSKYTSQATFYYDKDGFQARISANHRSKFLAEVTGFGQSRALRMGKGETIYDAQVSYEFQEGSSLEGLTLMVQGYNLSNEPFIAYGRGDTRLVERFEDYGSRYLLGASYKF; this is translated from the coding sequence ATGTCCAAGGTTCATCCAATGCGTTTCGCGTTGCTGGCGACGGTTGCCGGCACTGCCATGCTGACGGCCGGCGCCGCGTTCGCCGCCGATGACAGCATCGTGACCCAGCGCAGCGAGACCCAGGTGGCGCAGGCCGCCCCGGCCGCCGCCGCTCCCGCTGCCGGCGACGGCTTGCTGGAAGAGATCATCGTCTCCGGCTTCCGCCAGTCGCTTCAGGCGTCGATTGAGCAGAAGCGCAACGCCACGCAGATCGTGGAAGTGATCACCGCCGAGGATATCGGCAAGCTGCCCGATAACTCCATTGCGGAATCGATCGCCCGTCTGCCCGGTCTGGCGGCCCAGCGTATCGATGGCCGTGCGCAGTCGATCAGCCTGCGCGGTCTGGGCCCCGACTTCACCACCACGCTGCTGAATGGCCGCGAACAGGTGACGACCGGCAATAACCGCTCGGTGGAATTCGACCAGTATCCGGCCGAAATCTCCTCGGGCGTCGCCGTCTACAAGACCTCGCAGTCCAACGTCATCGGCCAGGGTCTGGCCGGTACGGTCGATCTGAAGACGATCCGCCCGCTTGATTACAAGGATCGGGTGCTGTCCGTCTCGGCCCGTACCGAGTATGTGACCAATGGCAAGCTGAACAGCGACAGCGACGAGTACGGCTATCGCTTCTCCGGTACCTATATCGACCGCTTCGCCAATGACACGATGGGTATCTCGCTCGGCGTGTCGCACCTGATGCAGCCGACGCAGATCAAGTCGGCCCGTTTCTGGGGCGATGGCAATTATCCGGGCAGCGGCACCCAGGCGGAGCCCTGGATCATCGGCGGTGGCGAGTTCCGTGCCAATTCCCAGACGCTGAAGCGTACGGGCGTCGTCGCCACCTGGCAGTGGGAAGCGTCTGACAATTTCACCAGCACCGCCGACTTCTACTATTCGAAGTTCGATGATGTGCAGTATCAGCGCGGTGTAGAACTGCCGCTGTTCTGGTCCGCCGCCACGCTGGCCACCGCCGGTCGCACCCAGGAAGACGGCCTGATCACCGCCGGTTCCTTCTCGGGCGTCAAGGGCGTGGGCCGTTCTGACATCCGCACCACCAAGGCCGACCTGTACTCCGCCGGCTGGAACGGCGTCTATACCAAGGACGCCTGGACGGTCACCGGTGATGTCGGCTACAGCTCTGCTGATCGTAAATCCTCACGCTTTGAAGCCTATTTCGGCACGGGTCGTGGTGCCGCCGGGGCCGGTGCGACCGACACGGTCGGCTTCACCTCCGCCCCGAATGATTTCGGCTGGCAGCTGACCAAGCGTCTGAACTATGCCGATCCGAACCTGATGCTGTTGACCGATCCGGGTGGGTGGTCCGGCGGTTCCATCGGTACCCTGGATCAGAACGGCTATCTGAACACGCCCACCATCGATGACGAGCTGTGGTCGGCCCGTCTGGATGTGAAGCGCGAGATCGAAAGCAACGCCTTCTCCGCCATCACCGCCGGCGTCAATTACACCGACCGTCAAAAGAACTACACGCAGCCGGAATGGTACGTGGTCACCACGGTCAACGTGCAGAACCCGACGGCGCAGCGTTCCATTGCGGTTCCGGCCTCTTCTGTGCTAAAGCCGACGGACCTGTCCTGGATTGGTCTGGGTGATACGCTGGCCTTCGACCCGCGTGACCTGCTGGCCAACGGCACCTACTCTCTGGTCAAGTGCCCGCGCAACAACTGCGTGAACGATCTGGCCTATCAGATCAACGAGAAGGTCTGGACCGGCTTTGCCAAGGTCGATCTGGATGCCATGCTGGGTCAGGTCAAGCTGACCGGTAATGTCGGCGCGCAGTATGTCCACACCGACCAGTCCTCGACCGGTCCGGCCATCGCCAGCAACGGCACCTTCCGTATCCGCACCGAGGGCGCGAAGTATTATAACTTCCTGCCCAGCGCCAACCTGATCTTCACGATGCCGAACGAGGATCACAAGATCCGCCTGGCGGCTTCGCGTCAGATGGCCCGCGCCCGTCCGGATCAGCTGTCGGCCCTGTCGACCTTCAGCTTCAACCCGGCCTTCGCTAACAACACTTCCATCGACTTCTCGCCGTGGAGCGCTGGCGGTGACGGCAACGGTAATCCCAAGCTGAAGCCCTGGGTGGCGGACGCTGTTGATGCGACGTACGAGTTCTACTTCGCCGATGCCGGTTACTTCGCCCTGAACACCTATTACAAGTGGCTGAAGACCTACATCTACAACGAACGCCAGATCATGGACTTCACCGGCTTTGACAGTGGCACTGTCACGCCGCGTCTGTTCCAGGGCTACTCCAACCTGCCGGCCAACGGCAATGGCGGCGACATTTACGGCTTCGAGCTGGCATTGTCCCTGCCGTTCGAGATCATCAGCGAGCGTCTGGATGGCTTCGGTCTGACCAGCAGCTTCGGCTACACCAAGACCTCGATCCAGCCGAACCCGAACGATCCGGTTCAGCCGATCCCAGGCTTCTCCAAGTATACCTCGCAGGCGACCTTCTACTACGACAAGGACGGTTTCCAGGCCCGTATCTCGGCCAACCACCGCTCCAAGTTCCTGGCGGAAGTCACCGGCTTCGGTCAGTCCCGCGCCCTGCGCATGGGCAAGGGCGAGACCATTTACGACGCCCAGGTGTCGTATGAGTTCCAGGAAGGCTCCAGCCTTGAGGGTCTGACCCTCATGGTCCAGGGCTACAACCTGTCCAACGAGCCCTTCATCGCCTATGGCCGTGGCGACACGCGTCTGGTGGAGCGCTTCGAGGATTACGGTTCGCGCTACCTGCTGGGTGCTTCCTACAAGTTCTGA
- a CDS encoding META domain-containing protein, whose protein sequence is MRRQMRKGMVTMVAGACLILPAALPPALAAPVPSSSSTARPLVTIIGELSYRERIALPPGATLLVTLAEPGMAADPAAPVLARQSIDLAGQQVPLRFRLTAVAAKLKAGERYAVRAIIQDAAGRPLWSIQSAHVIDPGTGLHDLGTLWLSRAAAPPPVPPAPPAPASGADAAPRPPGVPFQCGEREVVALYDEGGLDLTVDGQTHRLDRALSASGARYTGEIPDGREIEFWSKGRNARLSLGPETEIACAQADFTDTSAPGQYEARGYSPSWTLRIGADRLDLVRFGTGTSQIARISLPERQLLADGYRYEGRLGDGDLRVTINPGTCLDNRTGTPLPDRVQVEVEGQTLQGCGGSAAAFLAQGEWQAVSLNGKELPTDNAPSMRFTAAGEVTGQAGCNRFVARFRADANGITIASRSAASTMMACPRDVMVREQAFLTALRSIQRHTLDEAGLLVLSGLDDAEIRLRRVGGP, encoded by the coding sequence ATGCGGCGGCAGATGCGTAAAGGCATGGTGACCATGGTGGCGGGGGCGTGCCTGATCCTGCCCGCCGCCCTGCCCCCTGCCCTGGCAGCGCCCGTCCCGTCCAGTTCATCGACCGCCCGCCCCCTGGTCACCATCATCGGTGAGCTGTCCTATCGCGAGCGGATCGCCCTGCCGCCCGGTGCCACCTTGCTGGTCACCCTGGCCGAGCCGGGCATGGCCGCCGATCCCGCCGCCCCCGTCCTGGCCCGGCAGAGCATTGACCTGGCGGGACAGCAGGTGCCCCTGCGCTTCCGCCTGACGGCGGTGGCGGCCAAGCTGAAGGCCGGCGAACGTTATGCCGTGCGCGCCATCATCCAGGATGCCGCCGGTCGCCCCCTCTGGTCCATCCAGAGCGCGCATGTCATCGATCCCGGCACGGGCCTGCATGATCTGGGCACCCTGTGGCTGAGCCGCGCCGCCGCACCGCCGCCCGTTCCTCCGGCACCACCCGCCCCCGCATCGGGCGCAGACGCGGCCCCACGCCCGCCGGGCGTGCCGTTCCAGTGCGGGGAACGGGAGGTGGTGGCACTGTATGATGAAGGCGGCCTGGACCTGACCGTCGACGGTCAGACCCACCGTCTGGACCGGGCGCTGTCGGCCTCGGGTGCGCGCTATACCGGAGAGATACCGGACGGGCGGGAGATCGAATTCTGGAGCAAGGGGCGCAATGCCCGCCTGTCGCTGGGGCCTGAGACGGAGATCGCCTGTGCCCAGGCCGATTTCACCGACACCAGCGCACCGGGCCAGTATGAGGCGCGCGGATACAGCCCCAGCTGGACCCTGCGCATCGGCGCAGACCGCCTGGACCTCGTGAGATTTGGCACAGGAACGTCGCAGATCGCGCGGATTTCCTTGCCCGAGCGGCAATTGCTGGCCGATGGCTATCGTTATGAAGGCCGGCTGGGCGACGGCGACTTGAGGGTGACCATCAATCCCGGCACCTGCCTGGATAACCGCACCGGCACCCCCCTGCCCGACCGGGTGCAGGTAGAGGTGGAAGGCCAGACCCTGCAGGGCTGCGGCGGGTCGGCGGCGGCGTTCCTGGCCCAGGGCGAATGGCAGGCGGTATCGCTCAACGGCAAGGAATTGCCGACCGACAATGCGCCCAGCATGCGCTTCACGGCAGCGGGTGAGGTGACGGGACAGGCGGGATGCAACCGCTTCGTGGCCCGGTTCCGCGCCGACGCCAACGGCATCACCATCGCCAGCCGTTCCGCCGCCAGCACCATGATGGCCTGCCCGCGCGACGTGATGGTGCGCGAACAGGCCTTCCTGACAGCACTCCGCTCCATCCAGCGCCACACGCTGGACGAGGCAGGGCTGCTGGTGCTGTCGGGCCTGGATGATGCGGAGATACGGTTGCGGCGGGTGGGCGGGCCGTAG
- a CDS encoding PLP-dependent aminotransferase family protein, with protein sequence MADWVPPTLPPGGALYRAIADAIAIDIASGALTPGMRLPPHRKLADALGVDLTTVTRAYADARARGLVEAVVGRGTYVADAVNPQRTKVELDLSMNLPPQPASANLALRLGRAMAGLTRRPDLSSLLNYQPSGGGDGDRRAGAKWLSARIPDLDVGRVLVTGGAQACLSALLTMLGGWGTDVMTDPFTYTGFRMATQLRGLYVTPVQTDSMGIVPEALSAVARSAESKIVYLIPTIHNPTCTTMPLERRQAIVKVARDLNLTLIEDDAYGMLADPGPPPLAALAPERVWHISSLSKCLTPGLRVAYLVAPTGADIPAVRAHLRATAQMAPPLSVAVATGWIEDGTAQEILAAIRQEAEERQAIARRELPIGSMVAHPQGHHAWVTLPPYWTDRAFAEAARKMGAAVIPGAAFAMAPEPPPKYVRVGLGAAPDQQTLTVALRRLAALMRNGPVAEEEVV encoded by the coding sequence ATGGCTGATTGGGTTCCGCCGACGCTGCCGCCGGGCGGGGCGCTGTACCGCGCCATTGCCGATGCCATCGCCATCGATATCGCATCGGGCGCCCTGACACCCGGCATGCGACTGCCACCGCACCGCAAGCTGGCGGACGCCTTGGGCGTGGACCTGACGACGGTGACGCGCGCCTATGCCGATGCACGGGCGCGGGGCTTGGTGGAGGCGGTGGTGGGGCGCGGGACCTATGTGGCCGATGCCGTGAACCCGCAGCGCACCAAAGTGGAACTGGACCTGTCCATGAACCTGCCGCCACAGCCGGCCAGCGCCAATCTGGCGCTGCGGCTGGGCCGGGCCATGGCGGGGCTGACGCGGCGGCCCGACCTGTCCAGCCTGCTGAATTACCAGCCCAGCGGCGGCGGCGATGGTGACCGGCGGGCGGGGGCGAAATGGCTGTCGGCGCGCATCCCCGACCTGGATGTCGGCAGGGTGCTGGTCACGGGCGGCGCGCAGGCCTGCCTGTCGGCGCTGTTGACCATGCTGGGCGGCTGGGGCACCGACGTCATGACGGACCCGTTCACCTATACCGGGTTTCGCATGGCAACACAGTTGCGCGGCCTGTATGTGACGCCGGTCCAGACCGATAGCATGGGCATCGTACCGGAAGCGTTGAGTGCGGTGGCGCGCAGTGCGGAATCAAAGATCGTCTATCTGATCCCTACCATCCATAACCCGACCTGCACCACCATGCCGCTGGAGCGGCGTCAGGCCATCGTGAAGGTGGCGCGCGACCTGAACCTGACCCTGATCGAGGATGATGCCTATGGCATGCTGGCCGATCCCGGCCCGCCGCCGCTGGCGGCCCTGGCGCCCGAACGCGTCTGGCATATTTCCAGCCTGTCGAAGTGCCTGACGCCGGGTCTGCGCGTGGCCTATCTGGTGGCCCCAACGGGGGCCGACATCCCGGCGGTGCGCGCCCACCTGCGCGCCACGGCCCAGATGGCCCCACCCTTGTCAGTGGCGGTCGCGACGGGGTGGATTGAGGATGGGACTGCGCAGGAGATCCTGGCCGCCATCCGGCAGGAGGCCGAGGAGCGGCAGGCGATTGCCCGGCGCGAATTGCCCATCGGGTCGATGGTGGCGCACCCTCAGGGGCACCATGCCTGGGTCACCCTGCCCCCCTATTGGACCGACCGCGCCTTTGCCGAAGCGGCACGCAAGATGGGGGCGGCGGTCATCCCCGGTGCAGCCTTTGCCATGGCCCCGGAACCACCGCCGAAATATGTGCGGGTGGGGCTGGGTGCCGCACCCGACCAGCAGACGCTGACGGTGGCGTTGCGCCGGCTGGCGGCCCTGATGCGCAATGGGCCGGTGGCGGAGGAAGAGGTGGTTTGA